From the genome of Rhodobacteraceae bacterium Araon29, one region includes:
- a CDS encoding NADH-quinone oxidoreductase subunit M, with protein MDTLLLSIVTFAPALSAVILLIFARGEDEAAALVAKRFALFATGATFLISLLILAQFNPADPGFQMVEEAEWLLGLQYKMGVDGISILFVMLTTFMMPLVIAASWGVKTRVKEYMIAFLLLETLMLGVFMALDLVLFYLFFEAGLIPMFLIIGIWGGSERVYASFKFFLYTFLGSVLMLIAMIAMFAQAGTTDIPSLMIHQFDFADMNVLGIHVVGGMQTLMFLAFFASFAVKMPMWPVHTWLPDAHVQAPTAGSVVLAAILLKMGGYGFLRFSLPMFPVGSEVMTNFVFVLSAIAIVYTSLVALVQEDMKKLIAYSSVAHMGYVTMGIFAANQQGIDGAIFQMLSHGFISGALFLCVGVIYDRMHTREIDAYGGLVNRMPAYAAIFMLFTMANVGLPGTSGFVGEFLTLVGIFKVNTWVALFATSGVILSAAYALWLYRRVVMGDLIKESLRSITDMSFRERVVFAPLVVMTILLGVYPALVLDLIGPSVEALVSNYQTALLDAGRGTQIAASH; from the coding sequence ATGGATACTCTACTGCTCTCAATCGTTACATTTGCTCCCGCTCTTTCCGCTGTAATATTGCTTATTTTTGCCCGTGGTGAAGACGAAGCAGCCGCGCTTGTTGCAAAACGCTTTGCGCTTTTTGCCACCGGTGCAACCTTTTTGATCTCATTGCTCATTTTGGCCCAGTTTAACCCCGCTGATCCCGGCTTTCAGATGGTGGAAGAGGCCGAATGGCTGCTTGGTCTGCAATACAAAATGGGTGTGGACGGGATTAGCATTTTATTCGTCATGCTGACCACGTTTATGATGCCGTTGGTAATTGCGGCGTCTTGGGGTGTTAAAACCCGCGTCAAGGAATACATGATCGCCTTCTTGCTGCTCGAAACGCTGATGCTTGGCGTCTTTATGGCCTTGGATTTGGTGCTGTTTTATCTATTCTTCGAAGCTGGCCTCATTCCGATGTTTCTTATTATCGGTATCTGGGGTGGTTCTGAGCGTGTTTATGCGTCGTTCAAGTTTTTCCTTTATACTTTCTTGGGATCAGTTTTGATGTTGATTGCGATGATCGCAATGTTTGCCCAAGCTGGAACGACGGACATTCCATCCTTAATGATCCATCAATTTGATTTTGCAGATATGAATGTGCTCGGCATTCATGTTGTGGGCGGAATGCAAACCCTGATGTTCCTGGCATTTTTTGCCAGCTTTGCGGTAAAAATGCCCATGTGGCCGGTGCACACATGGCTGCCTGATGCACACGTTCAGGCGCCCACCGCTGGCTCTGTTGTGCTGGCTGCGATCCTGTTGAAAATGGGCGGATATGGGTTTTTGCGCTTTAGTTTGCCGATGTTTCCTGTGGGCTCTGAGGTGATGACAAACTTTGTTTTTGTGCTTTCGGCTATTGCTATTGTCTATACCTCTTTGGTGGCATTGGTGCAGGAAGATATGAAAAAGCTCATCGCCTATTCCTCGGTTGCGCACATGGGATATGTCACAATGGGTATTTTTGCCGCCAATCAACAGGGCATTGACGGCGCTATTTTCCAAATGCTGAGCCACGGGTTTATCTCGGGCGCGCTGTTCTTATGTGTCGGTGTGATTTATGACCGGATGCATACGCGCGAAATTGATGCCTATGGTGGTCTTGTCAATCGGATGCCCGCCTATGCAGCGATCTTTATGCTGTTCACCATGGCCAATGTGGGACTGCCTGGCACCTCTGGTTTTGTCGGCGAGTTTTTAACGCTGGTCGGGATTTTCAAGGTCAACACCTGGGTCGCCCTCTTTGCAACATCCGGCGTCATCTTATCAGCAGCCTATGCGCTGTGGCTATATCGCCGCGTTGTGATGGGTGATCTGATTAAAGAGAGCTTGCGCAGTATCACGGATATGAGTTTCCGCGAACGGGTCGTCTTTGCTCCGCTTGTGGTCATGACGATACTGCTTGGGGTTTACCCTGCTCTGGTCTTAGACCTGATCGGGCCTTCGGTAGAAGCGCTGGTCTCGAACTATCAAACCGCATTACTGGATGCCGGTCGCGGCACCCAAATTGCCGCCTCGCATTAA
- the nuoL gene encoding NADH-quinone oxidoreductase subunit L, whose amino-acid sequence MEQIILFAPLIGALIGGFGWRFIGETGAQVVTTGLLFLSCFLSWIVFLTLEAGTQHIEILRWIESGALSTDWSIRLDRMTAIMLIVVTTVSALVHLYSFGYMDHDPQWKDGESYKPRFFAYLSFFTFAMLMLVTSDNLLQMFFGWEGVGVASYLLIGFYYRKPSANAAAIKAFVVNRVGDFGFALGIFGLFYLTDSIKLDDVFAAAPQLAKTQIHFLWTDWNAANLLAFLLFIGAMGKSAQLFLHTWLPDAMEGPTPVSALIHAATMVTAGVFLVCRMSPLMEYAPAALGFVTIVGAFTAFFAATVGLVQNDIKRVIAYSTCSQLGYMFVAAGVGVYSVAMFHLFTHAFFKAMLFLGAGSVIHAMHHEQDMRNYGGLRKKIPYTFAAMMIGTLAITGVGIPLTHIGFAGFLSKDAVIESAWAGTAGGGAFWLLVIAALFTSFYSWRLMFMTFYGTPRGDAHTHDHAHESPKVMLIPLGVLALGAIFSGMIWYGSFFGDHSQVNKFFGIPDHHAEAGHDDGHGADHGKSSEDHGTAHVDKAHDTDTHADDGHHGKEHEADGLHAAAPEGAIFMGPGNHVMDEAHHAPTWVKVSPFVAMLIGFITAFWFYIWDPKMPARLAENNRPLYLFLLNKWYFDEIYDAIFIRPAKALGRFLWRRGDGGVIDGTINGIALGIVPFFTRLAGRAQSGYIFTYAFAMVIGIVVLVTWMSFIGGGS is encoded by the coding sequence ATGGAACAGATTATTCTCTTTGCTCCGCTCATCGGGGCGCTTATTGGCGGCTTTGGATGGCGGTTTATTGGCGAAACCGGCGCGCAGGTGGTGACCACAGGGCTGCTTTTTCTATCCTGTTTTTTAAGCTGGATTGTTTTTCTAACTTTGGAAGCCGGTACACAGCATATTGAAATTTTGCGTTGGATCGAAAGTGGTGCGTTAAGTACCGATTGGTCGATCCGTTTAGACCGCATGACAGCCATTATGTTGATTGTGGTTACAACAGTGTCCGCGCTCGTGCATCTTTATAGCTTTGGCTACATGGATCATGATCCCCAGTGGAAAGACGGTGAAAGCTATAAGCCAAGGTTCTTTGCGTACCTTTCGTTTTTCACCTTTGCAATGTTGATGCTGGTAACCTCTGACAATCTGTTGCAGATGTTTTTTGGTTGGGAGGGCGTGGGCGTAGCCTCATACCTGCTGATTGGTTTCTACTACCGCAAACCCAGCGCCAACGCTGCAGCGATCAAAGCGTTTGTGGTTAACCGTGTGGGTGACTTTGGGTTCGCGCTTGGTATTTTCGGGCTCTTTTATCTGACTGACAGCATCAAGCTGGATGATGTTTTTGCAGCTGCGCCGCAGTTGGCAAAAACTCAGATCCATTTTCTTTGGACAGACTGGAACGCAGCTAATCTTTTAGCTTTTCTTTTGTTTATCGGCGCTATGGGGAAATCAGCACAGCTGTTTTTGCACACATGGCTGCCCGATGCGATGGAGGGTCCAACGCCGGTTTCGGCTTTGATCCACGCGGCAACCATGGTGACTGCAGGGGTCTTTTTGGTCTGCCGCATGTCTCCTTTGATGGAATACGCGCCTGCAGCGCTTGGCTTCGTGACAATCGTCGGTGCCTTTACCGCATTTTTTGCCGCCACCGTGGGGCTTGTTCAAAACGACATCAAACGAGTGATTGCCTATTCAACCTGCTCTCAGCTTGGCTATATGTTTGTGGCGGCGGGTGTTGGGGTTTATTCGGTCGCTATGTTCCATCTTTTCACGCATGCCTTCTTCAAGGCCATGCTTTTTTTGGGCGCAGGATCGGTCATTCACGCCATGCACCATGAACAAGACATGCGTAACTATGGTGGGCTGCGCAAAAAAATCCCGTATACGTTTGCCGCCATGATGATCGGAACTTTGGCCATCACCGGTGTGGGCATTCCACTAACCCATATCGGTTTTGCAGGCTTTTTGTCCAAAGATGCAGTGATTGAAAGTGCATGGGCTGGTACGGCTGGTGGCGGTGCCTTCTGGCTTTTGGTGATCGCGGCGCTGTTTACATCATTTTACAGCTGGCGGCTGATGTTTATGACATTTTACGGAACGCCGCGCGGTGACGCGCATACCCATGATCATGCGCATGAAAGCCCAAAGGTTATGTTGATCCCGCTTGGTGTGTTGGCGCTTGGCGCTATCTTTTCCGGTATGATCTGGTACGGAAGTTTTTTCGGCGATCATTCACAAGTCAATAAGTTCTTTGGAATTCCGGATCATCACGCGGAAGCTGGCCATGACGACGGCCATGGTGCGGATCACGGAAAATCATCCGAAGATCATGGCACGGCCCATGTGGATAAGGCACATGATACCGACACCCATGCAGATGACGGACATCACGGCAAAGAGCATGAGGCAGATGGCTTGCATGCAGCAGCGCCCGAAGGTGCGATCTTTATGGGCCCAGGTAACCATGTCATGGACGAAGCACACCATGCACCCACGTGGGTCAAGGTCAGCCCCTTTGTCGCCATGCTGATTGGATTTATAACCGCGTTCTGGTTTTATATCTGGGATCCCAAAATGCCGGCACGTTTGGCAGAGAATAATCGACCGCTCTATCTGTTTTTGCTGAACAAATGGTACTTTGACGAAATTTATGATGCGATCTTTATACGCCCTGCAAAAGCCTTGGGGCGGTTTCTATGGCGTCGGGGTGATGGCGGTGTCATTGACGGTACAATCAACGGGATTGCACTGGGCATCGTGCCGTTTTTCACCCGTCTCGCAGGGCGGGCACAGTCCGGATATATCTTTACTTACGCTTTTGCGATGGTCATCGGCATTGTTGTACTTGTTACCTGGATGAGCTTTATCGGAGGCGGGAGCTGA
- the nuoK gene encoding NADH-quinone oxidoreductase subunit NuoK, which translates to MIGLEHYLTVAATLFVIGIFGIFLNRKNVIILLMSIELMLLAVNINLVAFSSFLGDLVGQVFTLFVLTVAAAEAAIGLAILVSFFRNRGTIAVEDVNVMKG; encoded by the coding sequence ATGATTGGTTTAGAACATTACCTGACAGTGGCGGCTACGCTATTTGTCATTGGTATCTTTGGGATCTTCCTCAATCGGAAGAATGTCATCATCCTGTTGATGTCCATTGAGCTTATGCTGCTGGCTGTGAACATCAATCTGGTCGCCTTTTCCAGTTTTCTTGGTGATTTGGTCGGACAGGTCTTTACGCTTTTTGTTTTGACTGTGGCAGCAGCAGAGGCGGCCATTGGCCTAGCTATTCTGGTGAGCTTTTTCCGCAACCGCGGCACCATTGCGGTTGAAGACGTCAATGTGATGAAAGGGTAG
- a CDS encoding NADH-quinone oxidoreductase subunit J, protein MSVLSFTFYLFAICVIVGGLFTVISRNPVHSVLWLILSFLSSAGLFVLLGAEFVAMLLVIVYVGAVAVLFLFVVMMLDVDFAQLKAEMARYLPLGLLIGVVLLMQLGMAFGNWTAFEGAEAARAAIAPADTHNTAALGLLIYDRYFLLFQLAGLILLVAMVGAIVLTLRHRKHVKRQDVLAQMYRDPATAMELKDVKPGQGL, encoded by the coding sequence ATGAGCGTTTTGAGCTTTACCTTCTATCTGTTTGCTATTTGCGTCATTGTTGGCGGCCTTTTTACCGTTATCAGCCGCAATCCGGTACACTCGGTGCTTTGGTTGATCCTGTCATTTCTATCGTCAGCAGGTCTTTTTGTGCTGCTGGGCGCAGAGTTTGTCGCGATGCTTCTGGTGATTGTCTATGTGGGCGCCGTTGCGGTGCTATTTTTGTTTGTTGTGATGATGTTGGACGTGGATTTCGCCCAGCTCAAAGCGGAAATGGCGCGCTATCTGCCGCTTGGGCTTTTGATTGGTGTGGTTTTGCTGATGCAACTGGGAATGGCATTTGGAAACTGGACCGCATTTGAGGGCGCCGAAGCAGCCCGCGCGGCCATAGCGCCTGCGGATACCCACAATACCGCCGCTTTGGGGCTATTAATCTATGATCGCTACTTTTTGCTGTTTCAACTCGCTGGCCTGATCCTTTTGGTGGCGATGGTAGGTGCAATTGTGTTGACGCTTCGGCACCGCAAGCATGTCAAACGCCAAGATGTGCTGGCCCAAATGTATCGCGATCCGGCGACAGCAATGGAACTAAAAGACGTCAAACCGGGGCAGGGGCTCTAG
- the nuoI gene encoding NADH-quinone oxidoreductase subunit NuoI, with protein MSQIDYTRAAKYFLLADFIKGFALGMKYFFAPKATLNYPHEKGPLSPRFRGEHALRRYPNGEERCIACKLCEAVCPAQAITIDAEPRDDGSRRTTRYDIDMTKCIYCGFCQEACPVDAIVEGPNFEFSTETREELFYNKEKLLENGDRWESEIARNLEMDAPYR; from the coding sequence ATGAGCCAGATTGATTACACGCGTGCGGCCAAGTATTTTCTGTTGGCTGACTTTATCAAAGGGTTTGCCTTGGGAATGAAATATTTCTTTGCTCCCAAAGCCACATTGAACTACCCGCATGAAAAAGGCCCTCTCAGCCCCCGATTTCGCGGCGAACATGCGTTGCGGCGCTATCCAAACGGCGAAGAGCGCTGCATTGCGTGCAAACTGTGTGAAGCGGTGTGCCCGGCGCAGGCGATTACTATTGATGCCGAGCCGCGCGATGACGGCAGCCGGCGCACGACCCGCTATGACATCGACATGACAAAGTGCATTTACTGCGGATTTTGTCAGGAAGCCTGTCCGGTAGATGCCATTGTCGAAGGCCCGAACTTCGAGTTTTCCACCGAAACCCGTGAAGAGCTTTTTTATAACAAAGAAAAGCTTTTGGAAAATGGCGACCGCTGGGAATCCGAAATCGCCCGCAATCTTGAAATGGATGCGCCCTACCGATGA
- the nuoH gene encoding NADH-quinone oxidoreductase subunit NuoH has translation MAEFLTTPAGIGLIIVAQGLLMAIFLLLSAYFLIYADRKVWAAVQMRRGPNVVGAWGILQSGADMLKLVFKEIIVPAGSDKAVFFLAPLASFFLAIAAWAVVPLNEGWALSNINVAILYVFAVSSLEVYGVIMGGWASNSKYPFLGSLRSAAQMISYEVSIGLIIIGVILSTGSMNFGDIVRAQDGDYGIFSWYWLPHFPMVFLFFISALAETNRPPFDLPEAESELVAGFQVEYSSTPFLLFMAGELIAVWLMCALTALLFFGGWLSPIPGLPDGPVWMIGKMAFFFFIFAMVKAITPRYRYDQLMRLGWKVFLPMSLAWVVIVAFLAKFEAFGGAYARWAIGG, from the coding sequence ATGGCAGAGTTTTTAACAACACCGGCCGGAATTGGCTTAATCATCGTGGCGCAAGGCCTTTTGATGGCGATATTCTTGCTGCTTTCAGCCTATTTCCTGATCTACGCAGATCGAAAGGTCTGGGCAGCCGTGCAAATGCGGCGTGGACCAAATGTCGTCGGGGCATGGGGTATTTTGCAAAGCGGCGCAGATATGCTCAAACTTGTTTTCAAGGAAATTATTGTTCCTGCCGGGTCTGACAAAGCGGTATTTTTCCTTGCGCCATTAGCCTCTTTCTTTTTGGCAATCGCTGCTTGGGCGGTGGTCCCCTTGAACGAAGGCTGGGCGCTGTCGAATATCAATGTGGCTATTTTATACGTTTTTGCGGTCTCTTCACTGGAAGTTTACGGCGTTATCATGGGGGGATGGGCCTCGAACTCAAAGTATCCTTTCTTGGGGTCTTTGCGCTCGGCGGCACAGATGATCTCATACGAAGTATCGATTGGCTTGATTATCATTGGTGTGATCCTATCGACCGGATCAATGAACTTTGGTGATATTGTGCGCGCCCAGGATGGCGATTACGGGATCTTTAGCTGGTATTGGTTGCCGCATTTCCCAATGGTATTTTTGTTCTTCATTTCGGCATTGGCTGAAACCAACCGGCCTCCGTTTGACTTGCCAGAAGCCGAGTCTGAGCTGGTTGCCGGATTTCAGGTTGAATACAGCTCAACCCCGTTTTTGCTCTTTATGGCAGGCGAATTGATTGCCGTGTGGCTGATGTGTGCCTTGACGGCATTGCTCTTTTTCGGCGGTTGGCTTTCCCCAATCCCGGGTCTGCCGGATGGTCCGGTGTGGATGATTGGCAAGATGGCATTTTTCTTCTTTATCTTTGCCATGGTCAAAGCAATCACCCCGCGCTATCGGTACGACCAACTGATGCGCCTTGGGTGGAAGGTGTTCTTGCCAATGTCTCTCGCATGGGTTGTGATCGTTGCCTTTTTAGCAAAATTCGAAGCCTTTGGCGGTGCCTATGCCCGTTGGGCGATAGGAGGATAA
- a CDS encoding NADH-quinone oxidoreductase subunit G → MTDLKKIIIDDKEIEVDGAMTLIQACELANVEVPRFCYHERLSIAGNCRMCLVEVVGGPPKPAASCAMQVRDLRPGPEGQPPVVKTNSPMVKKAREGVMEFLLINHPLDCPICDQGGECDLQDQAMAYGVDFSRYREVKRASTDLDLGPLVETHMTRCISCTRCVRFTTEVAGITQMGQTGRGEDAEITSYLGETLDSNLQGNIIDLCPVGALTSKPYAFTARPWELTKTETIDVMDALGSNIRVDAKGREVMRIMPRNHDGVNEEWISDKTRFVWDGLRRQRLDRPYIRENGKLRPANWDEALRAAAAAMKDRKVAGLVGDLVPVEAAFAMKQLITGLGGEVECRTDGAKLPAGNRSAYVGTATIEDIDTADMIQLVGCNPRVDAPVLNARIRKAWINGAMVGLVGEPVDLTYDYAHVGTGRAALESLSSKSIGAAKGKNTLVIIGASALTGADGKAVLGHAMKLAENSNSKFMVLQTAAARVGAMDIGAVSEGGITKTLKTAEVIFNLGADEIEIKDGPFVIYQGSHGDRGAHRADIILPAAAYTEEAGLFVNTEGRPQLALRAGFAPGEAKENWAILRALSAELGATLGYDSLAQLRQALIAEVPHLAEVDQVADNPWKAVTAGKLGTAEFSNVTGSFYLSNPIARASSIMAELAANEKARQTTKVAAE, encoded by the coding sequence ATGACAGATCTGAAAAAAATCATCATCGACGATAAAGAAATCGAAGTTGACGGGGCCATGACCCTTATTCAGGCCTGTGAGTTGGCCAATGTGGAAGTGCCACGGTTCTGTTACCATGAGCGCCTGTCAATTGCCGGTAACTGCCGGATGTGTCTGGTTGAAGTGGTCGGCGGCCCGCCAAAACCTGCGGCCTCCTGCGCCATGCAGGTGCGCGATTTGCGCCCGGGACCCGAAGGCCAGCCGCCAGTGGTTAAAACCAACTCTCCGATGGTCAAAAAGGCCCGCGAAGGGGTGATGGAATTTTTACTTATCAACCATCCGCTGGATTGCCCTATTTGCGATCAGGGCGGCGAATGTGACCTGCAGGATCAGGCCATGGCCTATGGCGTTGATTTTTCACGCTACCGCGAAGTGAAGCGCGCCAGTACCGACCTTGATCTAGGACCGCTGGTGGAAACCCATATGACCCGCTGCATTAGCTGCACGCGCTGTGTGCGGTTCACAACCGAAGTTGCCGGGATCACGCAAATGGGCCAAACTGGCCGCGGCGAAGATGCTGAGATCACCAGCTATCTAGGGGAAACCTTGGACAGCAACTTGCAGGGTAACATCATTGACCTGTGCCCAGTTGGCGCGCTGACCTCAAAACCCTATGCCTTTACCGCGCGGCCTTGGGAACTGACTAAAACAGAAACGATAGATGTGATGGACGCTCTGGGCTCAAACATCCGAGTGGATGCCAAAGGCCGAGAAGTGATGCGGATTATGCCGCGCAACCATGATGGCGTAAACGAAGAGTGGATTTCGGATAAAACCCGATTTGTATGGGATGGCCTGCGCCGGCAACGGCTTGATCGTCCCTATATTCGCGAAAATGGCAAATTGCGACCCGCAAACTGGGATGAAGCGCTTCGTGCTGCGGCTGCTGCGATGAAAGACAGAAAAGTTGCTGGTCTTGTTGGCGATCTGGTGCCGGTTGAGGCCGCCTTTGCGATGAAGCAGCTGATCACCGGTTTGGGCGGCGAAGTAGAATGCCGCACGGATGGAGCAAAGCTTCCAGCTGGTAATCGGTCTGCCTATGTTGGCACCGCAACCATAGAAGATATCGACACCGCCGATATGATCCAATTGGTTGGCTGTAACCCGCGTGTGGATGCGCCTGTGCTAAATGCGCGTATTCGCAAAGCCTGGATTAATGGGGCGATGGTTGGGTTGGTTGGTGAGCCTGTCGATCTTACCTATGACTATGCACATGTTGGAACCGGGCGTGCGGCACTGGAAAGCCTGTCTTCAAAATCAATTGGGGCCGCCAAGGGTAAAAATACACTAGTAATTATCGGCGCATCTGCCTTAACCGGTGCGGATGGCAAGGCCGTGCTTGGCCACGCAATGAAGCTGGCGGAAAATTCTAACAGCAAATTCATGGTGCTGCAAACCGCTGCTGCGCGGGTTGGTGCGATGGATATCGGTGCTGTGTCAGAAGGTGGCATTACCAAAACCCTGAAGACTGCAGAGGTTATATTCAATCTCGGGGCAGATGAAATTGAGATCAAAGATGGACCTTTTGTGATTTACCAAGGTAGCCACGGTGACCGCGGCGCGCATCGGGCAGACATTATCTTGCCTGCGGCAGCCTATACAGAAGAAGCCGGTCTTTTCGTCAATACAGAAGGCCGCCCACAACTCGCCCTTCGGGCCGGTTTTGCACCAGGCGAGGCGAAGGAAAACTGGGCAATCCTACGTGCCTTATCGGCTGAGTTGGGCGCAACATTGGGATATGACAGCCTTGCGCAGCTGCGGCAGGCACTCATTGCTGAGGTGCCGCATTTGGCAGAGGTGGATCAGGTTGCCGATAACCCATGGAAAGCCGTGACAGCTGGCAAGCTGGGCACAGCGGAGTTTTCAAATGTGACCGGCAGCTTTTACCTTAGCAATCCGATTGCGCGCGCCTCTAGCATCATGGCAGAGCTGGCGGCAAACGAAAAAGCCCGTCAGACAACAAAGGTTGCGGCTGAGTGA
- the nuoF gene encoding NADH-quinone oxidoreductase subunit NuoF has protein sequence MLKDEDRIFTNLYGMHDRSLKGAQQRGHWDGTAAILKKGRDWIIDQMKASGLRGRGGAGFPTGLKWSFMPKESDGRPAYLVVNADESEPGTCKDREIMRHDPHTLIEGCLIASFAMNAHACYIYIRGEYIREREALQAAIDEAYDAGLLGKNAAKSGWDFDLYLHHGAGAYICGEETALLESLEGRKGMPRMKPPFPAGAGLYGCPTTVNNVESIAVVPTILRRGPEWFSSFGRQNNAGTKIFAISGHVNAPCVVEEAMSITFEELIDRHCGGIRGGWDNLKAVIPGGSSVPCIRGEHMREAIMDFDYLREQRSGLGTAAVIVMDQSTDIIKAIWRLAKFYKHESCGQCTPCREGTGWMMRVMDRLVTGEAEVEEIDMLLDVTKQVEGHTICALGDAAAWPIQGLIRNFRDEIEDRIKHKRTGRVSAVAAE, from the coding sequence ATGCTTAAAGATGAAGATCGGATATTTACCAATCTTTACGGCATGCATGACCGCAGCCTGAAAGGCGCGCAGCAGCGTGGCCATTGGGATGGTACGGCAGCCATACTCAAAAAGGGCCGAGACTGGATTATTGACCAGATGAAGGCATCGGGCCTTCGGGGTCGTGGCGGCGCTGGGTTTCCCACCGGTTTGAAATGGTCTTTCATGCCCAAGGAAAGTGACGGCCGTCCGGCATATCTTGTTGTTAATGCAGATGAATCCGAGCCAGGCACCTGTAAAGACCGCGAAATTATGCGCCACGATCCGCATACATTAATCGAAGGCTGTCTGATTGCCAGTTTCGCGATGAATGCTCATGCTTGCTATATTTACATTCGCGGCGAATACATCCGCGAACGCGAAGCCCTGCAGGCTGCTATTGACGAAGCCTATGATGCTGGCTTGCTTGGTAAAAATGCGGCCAAGTCTGGCTGGGACTTCGATCTTTACTTACACCATGGCGCGGGCGCCTATATTTGCGGTGAAGAAACGGCCTTACTTGAAAGCCTTGAAGGGCGCAAAGGTATGCCGCGCATGAAACCTCCGTTTCCTGCTGGCGCTGGACTTTATGGCTGTCCGACAACAGTAAATAATGTTGAGTCCATTGCCGTGGTGCCAACCATCCTTCGCCGTGGTCCAGAATGGTTTTCTAGCTTTGGGCGGCAAAATAATGCCGGAACAAAAATCTTTGCTATATCGGGTCACGTGAATGCGCCCTGCGTTGTCGAAGAGGCGATGTCCATTACCTTTGAAGAACTAATCGACCGTCACTGCGGCGGTATCCGCGGTGGCTGGGATAACCTCAAAGCGGTGATTCCGGGCGGTTCTTCGGTGCCGTGTATTCGCGGCGAGCACATGCGCGAAGCGATCATGGATTTTGATTATCTGCGCGAGCAGCGCTCGGGTCTTGGCACCGCAGCCGTTATTGTGATGGATCAGTCAACCGATATTATCAAGGCCATCTGGCGGCTTGCCAAGTTCTACAAACACGAAAGCTGCGGCCAGTGCACGCCGTGCCGCGAGGGCACGGGCTGGATGATGCGGGTGATGGACCGTCTGGTGACCGGCGAGGCCGAGGTCGAAGAAATTGATATGCTGCTTGATGTCACGAAACAGGTCGAAGGCCACACAATCTGTGCGCTGGGCGATGCAGCTGCTTGGCCGATCCAAGGTCTGATTAGAAATTTCCGCGATGAAATAGAAGATCGGATCAAACACAAACGCACCGGCCGCGTCAGTGCAGTTGCGGCTGAGTAA
- the nuoE gene encoding NADH-quinone oxidoreductase subunit NuoE, producing the protein MLRRLYPDQPESFAFTPANLAWAEAQITKYPEGRQASAIIPLLWRAQEQEGWLTRPAIETIAEMLGMAYIRALEVASFYFMFQLRPVGSIAHIQVCGTTSCMICGAEDLISVCREKIAPKPHELSADGKFSWEEVECLGACSNAPMAQIGKDYFEDLTAERFGEMIDQLERGEVPNAGPQNGRYACEPGTGLTSLTSHNKGRVETNASVELARSIGDTVKRIDGSEVPLITPWQGKPSKAKRKQAAPKADGVKKPRTLKTARKSGADDLKKITGIGPKLEILLNETGFYHFDQIAKWNDQECAWVDQNLKGYSGRASRDKWIDQAKALIGEG; encoded by the coding sequence ATGCTTCGCCGCCTTTATCCCGATCAACCCGAAAGTTTTGCCTTTACCCCTGCCAATCTTGCCTGGGCTGAAGCGCAGATCACCAAATATCCAGAAGGCCGTCAGGCCTCAGCGATTATTCCGCTGCTTTGGCGGGCGCAAGAGCAAGAAGGCTGGCTCACCCGTCCTGCGATTGAAACTATCGCTGAAATGTTGGGGATGGCCTACATCAGAGCGTTAGAAGTTGCTTCATTTTACTTCATGTTCCAATTGCGGCCGGTTGGCAGCATAGCGCATATTCAGGTGTGCGGAACCACGTCTTGCATGATTTGCGGTGCAGAAGACTTGATTTCTGTATGCCGTGAGAAAATTGCACCCAAGCCACATGAGCTGTCTGCAGACGGAAAATTTAGCTGGGAAGAAGTTGAATGCCTTGGCGCGTGTTCAAATGCGCCAATGGCCCAAATTGGCAAAGACTATTTTGAAGACCTTACTGCCGAGCGATTTGGCGAAATGATCGACCAATTGGAGCGCGGCGAAGTGCCCAATGCTGGCCCGCAAAATGGCCGGTACGCTTGTGAACCGGGCACAGGCCTTACCAGCCTAACATCCCACAACAAAGGCCGCGTTGAAACCAACGCGAGTGTTGAATTAGCGCGGTCAATTGGCGATACGGTCAAGCGGATTGATGGCAGCGAAGTGCCGCTCATCACCCCGTGGCAAGGCAAACCTTCTAAGGCTAAGCGCAAGCAGGCCGCACCCAAGGCTGACGGCGTTAAAAAACCGCGCACGCTAAAGACGGCACGCAAATCCGGTGCAGATGATTTAAAGAAAATCACTGGCATTGGTCCAAAACTGGAAATTTTGTTGAATGAAACAGGATTTTACCACTTTGACCAGATCGCCAAGTGGAACGATCAGGAATGTGCGTGGGTTGATCAAAACCTCAAAGGCTATAGCGGCCGCGCAAGCCGCGATAAATGGATTGATCAAGCCAAAGCCTTGATTGGCGAGGGATGA